The following are from one region of the Candidatus Methylomirabilota bacterium genome:
- a CDS encoding ABC transporter permease: MLAYLVGRLILAILTIWAISVLSFVIIQLPPGDYITSYIAQMSASGGFVSEQEVEALRREYGLDQPMWIQYLRWMKLVMQGRFGMALEWKRPVSEVIGDRLWLTMVVSVAAIILTWALALPIGIYSAVRQYSAGDYAATLVGFIGLAIPSFMLALVLMYLGFTLFGANIGGLFSDEFVEAPWSLAKAWDLAKHLPLPALILGLAGTAQLIRIMRANLLDELRKPYVVTARARGLAEHRVILKYPVRVALNPFASTVGYLLPYVVSGSIIVSLVLSLPTVGPLLLKALVAQDMFLAGTIVLLLGVMTVIGTFVSDLLLMWIDPRIRFESRK, translated from the coding sequence ATGCTCGCCTACCTCGTCGGCCGGCTGATCCTCGCCATCCTGACCATCTGGGCGATTTCCGTCCTCTCGTTCGTCATCATCCAGCTGCCGCCGGGCGACTACATCACGTCGTACATCGCCCAGATGTCCGCCTCGGGCGGATTCGTCTCGGAGCAGGAGGTGGAGGCCCTCCGCCGGGAGTATGGCCTCGACCAGCCCATGTGGATCCAGTACCTCCGGTGGATGAAGCTCGTGATGCAGGGCCGGTTCGGCATGGCGCTGGAGTGGAAGCGCCCCGTGTCGGAGGTCATCGGGGACCGGCTCTGGCTCACGATGGTCGTCTCGGTGGCGGCGATCATCCTCACCTGGGCGCTGGCGCTCCCGATCGGCATCTACTCCGCCGTCCGGCAGTACTCCGCCGGCGACTACGCGGCGACCCTGGTGGGGTTCATCGGGCTGGCCATTCCGAGCTTCATGCTGGCCCTGGTCCTCATGTACCTGGGCTTCACCCTGTTCGGGGCCAACATCGGAGGCCTCTTCTCCGACGAGTTCGTCGAGGCGCCCTGGAGCCTGGCCAAGGCCTGGGACCTCGCCAAGCACCTTCCACTGCCCGCGCTCATCCTGGGTCTGGCCGGGACCGCCCAGCTCATCCGCATCATGCGGGCCAACCTGCTCGACGAGCTCCGGAAGCCCTACGTCGTCACCGCCCGGGCCCGGGGGCTCGCCGAGCACCGGGTGATCCTCAAGTACCCGGTGCGGGTGGCCCTCAACCCGTTCGCCAGCACGGTCGGGTACCTCCTGCCGTACGTGGTGTCGGGCAGCATCATCGTGTCGCTCGTGCTGAGCCTGCCGACGGTGGGGCCGCTCCTCCTCAAGGCCCTGGTCGCCCAGGACATGTTCCTGGCCGGGACCATCGTGCTGCTGCTGGGGGTCATGACGGTCATCGGGACCTTCGTCTCGGACCTCCTGCTCATGTGGATCGACCCCCGGATCCGGTTCGAGAGCAGAAAGTGA
- a CDS encoding ABC transporter permease translates to MRAALAVDEADLKAPGVARVAEERIAVATQWQLMWWRFRRHRLAMAGTVVVVLAYLVVVFADFLAYSNPLASEAQRSLLPPQGIRWFDDGRFHPHVHGLTGRRDPATLKRVYTPDPTQKIPVRLLVHGFEYRLFGLIPTDRHLLGVEGADAEATLFLLGTDDQGRDLWSRLMYATRASLTIGLAGVALSLVLGVLLGGISGLYGGAIDTLIQRAIEILRSIPTIPLWMGLAAALPNDWSVVQIYFAITVIISLVGWTELARVVRGRFLSLREEDFVMAAELAGSSRARIIVSHLIPSFLSHIIAATTLAIPAMIISETSLSFLGLGLRPPAISWGVLLQQAQNIQSLAISPWLLLPAVPVTIVILAFNFMGDGLRDAADPYGQ, encoded by the coding sequence GTGAGAGCGGCGCTCGCGGTCGACGAAGCGGACCTGAAAGCCCCCGGTGTCGCCCGCGTCGCCGAGGAGCGCATCGCGGTCGCCACCCAGTGGCAGCTCATGTGGTGGCGCTTCCGGCGGCACCGCCTGGCCATGGCCGGCACCGTGGTCGTCGTGCTGGCCTACCTGGTCGTGGTGTTCGCGGACTTCCTGGCCTACTCGAACCCGCTGGCGTCCGAGGCCCAGCGCTCCCTGCTGCCGCCTCAGGGCATTCGATGGTTCGACGACGGCCGCTTCCATCCGCACGTCCACGGGCTCACGGGCCGGCGCGATCCCGCCACGCTCAAGCGCGTGTACACGCCGGACCCCACGCAGAAGATCCCGGTGCGCCTGCTCGTCCACGGCTTCGAGTACCGGCTGTTCGGCCTGATCCCGACCGACCGGCACCTCCTGGGGGTCGAAGGCGCGGACGCGGAGGCGACGCTCTTCCTCCTGGGCACCGACGACCAGGGGCGCGACCTGTGGTCCCGCCTCATGTATGCAACCCGGGCGTCGCTGACCATCGGGCTCGCCGGCGTGGCGCTGAGCCTCGTGCTGGGCGTCCTCCTGGGCGGCATCTCGGGCCTGTACGGTGGGGCGATCGACACGCTGATCCAGCGCGCCATCGAGATCCTCCGGTCGATCCCCACCATCCCGCTCTGGATGGGGCTGGCGGCCGCCTTGCCCAACGACTGGTCCGTCGTGCAGATCTACTTCGCGATCACCGTCATCATCTCGCTGGTCGGGTGGACGGAGCTGGCGCGGGTGGTCCGCGGCCGGTTCCTCTCCCTCCGGGAAGAGGACTTCGTGATGGCCGCCGAGCTGGCCGGGAGCAGCCGGGCCCGGATCATCGTGAGCCATCTGATCCCGTCGTTCCTGAGTCACATCATCGCGGCGACCACGCTGGCCATTCCGGCCATGATCATCAGCGAGACGTCGCTGTCCTTCCTCGGTCTCGGCCTCCGCCCGCCGGCCATCAGCTGGGGCGTGCTCCTCCAGCAGGCCCAGAACATCCAGTCGCTGGCCATCTCGCCCTGGCTCCTGCTGCCGGCCGTGCCCGTCACCATCGTGATCCTGGCCTTCAACTTCATGGGAGACGGCCTGCGCGACGCGGCCGACCCGTATGGCCAGTAA
- a CDS encoding ABC transporter ATP-binding protein: MGGVQPILEVRDLSTYFFQDEGTVKAVDGVSFDVQPGRTLGIVGESGCGKSVTARSILRIVERPGRIVRGSIRLRRPSPAGPGRPMPEIDLVALDPKGAEMRHIRGGDIALIFQEPMTSFSPVHTIGNQMTETIRLHQGAGKAEAREKAIETLRLVGVPRPERRVDEYAFQLSGGLRQRAMIALALSCGPRILIADEPTTALDVTTQAQILDLLRSLQAKENMAIILITHNLGVVAEMCDEVAVMYLGRIAEAGPVDAIFHAPRHPYTRALLRSIPSIQAPVRTRLPTIAGSIPHPYNRPAGCPFHPRCPDFMPGTCDRGEPSLRRLAAEQDVSCFLYP, encoded by the coding sequence GTGGGGGGGGTCCAGCCGATCCTCGAGGTGCGGGATCTGAGCACCTACTTCTTCCAGGACGAGGGGACGGTCAAGGCGGTCGACGGCGTCAGCTTCGACGTCCAGCCGGGCCGGACGCTCGGGATCGTCGGGGAATCGGGGTGCGGCAAGAGCGTGACCGCCCGCTCCATCCTCAGGATCGTGGAGCGGCCGGGCCGGATCGTGCGGGGCTCGATCCGGCTGCGGCGGCCGTCGCCGGCCGGGCCGGGGCGCCCTATGCCGGAGATCGACCTCGTCGCGCTCGACCCGAAGGGCGCCGAGATGCGCCACATCCGCGGCGGAGACATCGCGCTCATCTTCCAGGAACCGATGACCTCGTTCAGTCCCGTCCACACGATCGGAAACCAGATGACCGAAACGATCCGCCTCCACCAGGGCGCCGGCAAGGCCGAGGCGCGGGAGAAGGCGATCGAGACGCTGCGCCTGGTGGGCGTCCCCAGGCCGGAGCGGCGCGTCGATGAGTACGCCTTCCAGCTCAGCGGCGGGCTCCGGCAGCGGGCCATGATCGCACTGGCCCTGTCCTGCGGCCCCCGGATCCTCATCGCCGACGAGCCGACGACGGCCCTGGACGTCACCACCCAGGCCCAGATCCTGGACCTGCTGCGCTCCCTCCAGGCCAAGGAGAACATGGCCATCATCCTCATCACGCACAACCTCGGCGTGGTGGCCGAGATGTGCGACGAAGTCGCCGTGATGTACCTCGGGCGCATCGCGGAGGCCGGGCCGGTCGACGCCATCTTCCACGCCCCGCGGCACCCCTACACGCGGGCGCTCCTCCGCTCCATTCCCAGCATTCAGGCCCCGGTGCGCACGCGATTGCCGACCATCGCCGGGTCGATCCCGCACCCCTACAACCGTCCCGCCGGGTGCCCGTTCCACCCGCGCTGCCCCGACTTCATGCCAGGGACCTGTGACCGCGGGGAGCCGAGCTTGCGTCGCCTGGCCGCCGAGCAGGACGTGAGCTGCTTCCTCTATCCCTGA
- a CDS encoding ABC transporter substrate-binding protein codes for MSAKRKGVTRRDFLRDAALATGVAALAGSSSLAFAQAAGKGPEPKLGGQLIGKLEGPELILDPAKWPKKFSEAPMLAELVKAGKLPPVDQRVPAEPLVIKPVHSIGRYGGTWRRGFTGPGDSENGNRIVSADKLLFWEYTGTKVMPSVARQWLLADDGKSVTLYLRKGHKWSDGKPFTADDFVFWYEDVYLNKELVPTPHPDFMINGKSGVIKKVDGTTVLFEFPEPNYLFLDILAGSTAMGGGQALWQMDGRTMGAYMPAHYIKQFHPKYSSKDEVDRKAKAAGFDGWIAYIKNRWDWRLNPELPVLTPWKTVTPINNPTWAMERNPYFYEVDTAGNQLPYIDRLQMTLAENLEVLNLRAIGGQYDLQERHTAMTKLPVFLENRDKIGYDVRLDPALNGSDATLQTNQAYDADPEVAKWLHTADFRRALSMGIDRDQLNETFWLGIGVPGSTAPSETTPYNPGPEWRKKWSTLDVKQANALLDKVGLSKKDGEGYRLRADGKGRLRIELLTSAGAFIPHAQIAEMIKEQWKKIGIQADVKEVERSLYFTRIRGNEHQIAIWANDGTELLYLFPRHGLPVDPAEAHLGHPIAAWYASGGKQGKKPEDPQLLKALELFRTANGQKLPERIKIAQEIFKIMVDGQYSIGTVGQSPATMGVRIVSRKMGNIPSRQINAQHCRTPGTSQPSTFYFKA; via the coding sequence CGGCTCCTCGTCGCTGGCCTTTGCCCAGGCTGCCGGCAAGGGGCCCGAGCCGAAGCTCGGCGGGCAACTCATCGGCAAGCTGGAGGGGCCCGAGCTGATCCTGGACCCGGCCAAGTGGCCGAAAAAGTTCAGCGAGGCGCCGATGCTGGCCGAGCTGGTCAAGGCGGGCAAGCTGCCGCCCGTCGACCAGCGCGTGCCGGCCGAGCCGCTCGTCATCAAGCCCGTCCACTCGATCGGCCGATACGGCGGGACGTGGCGGCGGGGCTTCACCGGGCCCGGCGACAGCGAGAACGGCAACCGCATCGTCTCCGCGGACAAGCTCCTGTTCTGGGAGTACACGGGCACGAAGGTCATGCCGTCCGTCGCGCGGCAGTGGCTTCTGGCTGACGACGGGAAATCGGTGACCCTGTACCTCCGCAAGGGGCACAAGTGGTCGGACGGCAAGCCGTTCACCGCGGACGACTTCGTGTTCTGGTACGAGGACGTCTACCTCAACAAGGAGCTCGTCCCCACGCCGCACCCGGATTTCATGATCAACGGCAAGTCCGGGGTCATCAAGAAGGTCGACGGGACGACCGTCCTGTTCGAGTTCCCGGAGCCGAACTACCTGTTCCTCGACATCCTGGCCGGGAGCACGGCCATGGGCGGGGGCCAGGCGCTCTGGCAGATGGACGGCCGCACCATGGGCGCCTACATGCCCGCCCACTACATCAAGCAGTTCCACCCGAAGTACTCGTCCAAGGACGAGGTCGACCGGAAGGCCAAGGCGGCCGGCTTCGACGGCTGGATCGCCTACATCAAGAACCGGTGGGACTGGCGCCTCAACCCCGAGCTGCCGGTCCTGACTCCCTGGAAGACGGTGACCCCCATCAACAACCCCACCTGGGCGATGGAGCGGAACCCGTACTTCTACGAGGTGGATACGGCGGGGAACCAGCTCCCGTACATCGACCGGCTCCAGATGACCCTGGCCGAGAACCTCGAGGTGCTGAATCTCCGGGCCATCGGCGGCCAGTACGACCTCCAGGAACGCCACACCGCGATGACGAAGCTCCCGGTGTTCCTCGAGAACCGGGACAAGATCGGGTACGACGTCCGGCTCGACCCCGCCCTGAACGGCTCCGACGCCACCCTCCAGACGAACCAGGCCTACGACGCGGATCCCGAGGTCGCCAAGTGGCTCCACACCGCCGATTTCCGGCGGGCGCTCTCGATGGGGATCGACCGGGACCAGCTCAACGAGACGTTCTGGCTCGGGATCGGAGTGCCCGGCTCCACCGCCCCCAGCGAGACCACGCCGTACAACCCGGGGCCGGAGTGGCGGAAGAAGTGGTCGACCCTCGACGTCAAGCAGGCCAACGCGCTCCTCGACAAGGTCGGTCTCTCGAAGAAGGACGGGGAGGGCTATCGCCTGCGGGCCGATGGCAAGGGCCGGCTCCGGATCGAGCTCTTGACCTCGGCCGGAGCCTTCATCCCCCACGCCCAGATCGCCGAGATGATCAAGGAGCAGTGGAAGAAGATCGGGATCCAGGCCGACGTCAAGGAAGTCGAGCGGAGTCTCTACTTCACCCGCATCCGGGGCAACGAGCACCAGATCGCCATCTGGGCGAACGATGGCACCGAGCTCCTCTACCTGTTCCCCCGACACGGCCTGCCGGTAGACCCTGCCGAGGCTCACCTCGGGCACCCCATCGCCGCCTGGTACGCCTCGGGCGGCAAGCAGGGAAAGAAGCCGGAAGATCCCCAGCTCCTCAAGGCCCTCGAGCTGTTCCGCACGGCGAACGGACAGAAGCTGCCCGAACGTATCAAGATCGCCCAGGAGATCTTCAAGATCATGGTCGACGGGCAATACTCCATCGGGACGGTCGGCCAGTCGCCGGCGACGATGGGCGTCCGGATCGTGAGTCGGAAGATGGGGAACATCCCGTCGAGGCAGATCAACGCCCAGCACTGCCGGACGCCGGGGACGTCCCAGCCGTCGACCTTCTATTTCAAGGCGTAG